One part of the Acidobacteriota bacterium genome encodes these proteins:
- a CDS encoding tetratricopeptide repeat protein translates to MLRNVSKLWPGMFATIAILCVLAIPCLAQTPRVLVNPAQGTTPAPAAATQAAPPSTPLEAARQNVEKGEYKTAIEQLEALLAKNTSPTESMPLLMEAWLATGEYRKASERGEEYLARRAEPPVMVAVAEAWSRVGEYEKAEQRVANPTTIGGLWMRGKLAARRGKWDQSDRDFEEVVARAARSTIPSSADQLTVADSLVELSRYQDANGVFQALEKAFPENATVKARWGELMSAKNNPSAAGALFGEALQINPNHPVAMVGMGVQIADAFGSKGSELIAKLLEVNPNLAEARLLAARMKLEEEKWEEASKELDEVDKVNPRSLESWALRAGLAFLQDKTSEVEQTWVPRILKENPRYGEVFELLGDLGVTHRLYEESVGYYKRALEKNERLDAARSALGINLFRLGKEEEAKRTLEAAYERDRFNIWTVNTLRLMDSYSRFDSFETDKFRVRLHQKESALLRPYVESILKESLETITKRYNYTPTQKVVFEMFPDHEDFAVRTLGIPGLGALGASFGPVVAMDAPSARPTGEFHWGSTLWHELAHVITLGITKNRVPRWFTEGLSVYEEAHSKLGWGDPLSLTTFHALQKYGLVAMNELNGVFVRPKYPNQVVFAYFQSGLICEYIIDKHGFAKINEMLRAYGEAKTDAQVFQEKLGVSLEEFDKLFKEYAREKTYDFGKAVDFSKMEDQSIEARFVHPPGTGGEGEEEGEEEEEGDPQAFVKGLLEEAQGTSQDFIGKLRTASRLRKEKKLKEAIQIAEEAKAMLPPYTEDGNAYELLADIYIEQGQKEKAVAELLEWRRHRGRNPEAFSKLANLLHEQGRRKEAMQVVEDSLQVAMYDIKSHQSLGDWSLEEGDNATAIRAFQGVLALNPPDQAAAHYKLATAYMKLSKTAEAREQVLAALEIAPGYRPAQKLLLELAGAE, encoded by the coding sequence AATGTTCGCCACGATCGCCATCCTCTGCGTGTTGGCGATTCCCTGCCTCGCGCAGACTCCCCGCGTTCTAGTGAATCCTGCGCAGGGGACCACTCCCGCGCCTGCTGCCGCGACGCAGGCTGCCCCGCCCTCGACCCCGCTCGAAGCGGCGCGCCAGAACGTGGAAAAAGGCGAGTACAAAACCGCCATCGAGCAGCTCGAAGCATTGTTGGCGAAGAACACCAGTCCCACCGAGTCCATGCCGCTGCTGATGGAAGCGTGGCTGGCAACAGGCGAATATCGCAAAGCCTCCGAGCGCGGCGAGGAGTATCTAGCGCGCCGCGCCGAACCACCCGTGATGGTGGCGGTCGCCGAGGCCTGGTCGCGGGTGGGAGAATACGAGAAGGCCGAGCAGCGCGTGGCCAATCCCACTACCATCGGCGGACTTTGGATGCGCGGCAAGTTGGCCGCGCGGCGTGGCAAGTGGGACCAGTCCGACCGCGACTTTGAAGAGGTCGTCGCCCGCGCCGCCCGCAGCACCATTCCCAGCTCAGCCGACCAGCTTACGGTTGCCGACTCTCTGGTCGAGTTGAGTCGCTATCAGGACGCCAATGGAGTTTTTCAGGCGCTGGAAAAGGCGTTTCCCGAAAACGCCACAGTGAAGGCGCGCTGGGGCGAACTGATGTCGGCGAAGAATAATCCCTCCGCTGCCGGGGCATTGTTCGGCGAAGCGTTGCAGATCAACCCCAATCATCCCGTGGCGATGGTGGGCATGGGCGTGCAGATTGCCGATGCGTTCGGTAGCAAAGGCAGCGAGCTGATCGCCAAGCTGCTGGAAGTGAATCCGAATCTGGCCGAGGCGCGGCTGTTGGCGGCGCGCATGAAGTTGGAAGAGGAAAAATGGGAAGAGGCGTCAAAAGAACTGGACGAAGTGGACAAGGTAAACCCTCGTTCGCTCGAAAGCTGGGCGCTGCGCGCGGGGCTGGCCTTCCTTCAGGACAAGACCAGCGAAGTGGAGCAGACCTGGGTGCCGCGCATCCTGAAAGAAAATCCGCGCTACGGAGAAGTGTTCGAGTTGCTCGGCGATCTCGGCGTTACGCATCGCCTGTATGAGGAGTCGGTTGGCTACTATAAACGTGCGCTCGAAAAGAACGAGCGGCTCGACGCGGCGCGCTCGGCGTTGGGCATCAACCTGTTTCGCCTCGGCAAGGAAGAGGAGGCCAAACGCACTTTAGAGGCGGCCTACGAGCGCGACCGCTTCAACATCTGGACCGTGAACACGCTGCGGCTGATGGACAGTTACTCGCGCTTTGACTCGTTCGAGACGGACAAGTTTCGCGTCAGACTGCACCAGAAAGAGTCCGCTCTGCTGCGGCCATATGTGGAATCAATACTTAAAGAAAGTCTTGAAACAATAACAAAAAGATATAATTACACGCCGACTCAAAAAGTAGTGTTTGAGATGTTCCCGGACCATGAAGACTTCGCCGTGCGTACTCTCGGCATCCCCGGACTAGGCGCGCTAGGCGCGTCGTTTGGCCCGGTGGTGGCGATGGACGCACCTTCGGCGCGACCGACGGGAGAGTTCCACTGGGGCAGCACGCTATGGCATGAGCTGGCCCACGTCATCACGCTGGGCATCACCAAGAACCGCGTGCCGCGCTGGTTCACCGAAGGCCTCTCGGTCTATGAAGAGGCGCACTCGAAGCTGGGCTGGGGCGATCCTCTGAGCCTTACGACATTCCATGCCTTGCAGAAATATGGCCTGGTGGCCATGAACGAACTGAACGGTGTGTTCGTCCGGCCCAAGTATCCCAATCAGGTCGTCTTCGCCTACTTCCAGTCGGGGCTGATCTGTGAATACATCATCGACAAGCACGGTTTCGCCAAGATCAACGAAATGCTGCGGGCCTATGGCGAGGCCAAGACGGACGCGCAGGTATTCCAGGAAAAACTTGGCGTGAGCCTCGAAGAGTTCGACAAGCTCTTCAAGGAATATGCGCGGGAGAAAACCTACGACTTCGGCAAAGCAGTCGATTTCTCAAAGATGGAGGACCAGTCGATCGAGGCTCGCTTTGTCCATCCTCCAGGAACGGGCGGAGAGGGCGAAGAAGAGGGTGAGGAAGAAGAAGAGGGCGATCCGCAAGCCTTCGTGAAAGGTCTACTTGAAGAGGCGCAGGGTACTTCGCAGGACTTCATCGGCAAGCTGCGCACGGCTTCCCGGCTGCGCAAAGAGAAGAAGCTGAAGGAAGCGATCCAGATCGCCGAGGAAGCTAAGGCCATGCTGCCCCCTTACACAGAGGATGGCAACGCGTACGAGTTGCTGGCCGACATCTACATTGAGCAGGGCCAAAAAGAAAAGGCCGTGGCGGAGTTGCTGGAGTGGCGGCGCCATCGCGGACGCAATCCCGAGGCCTTCAGCAAGCTGGCCAATCTGCTGCACGAGCAAGGCCGTCGCAAGGAAGCCATGCAGGTGGTGGAAGACTCGCTCCAGGTGGCCATGTACGATATTAAGTCGCATCAGAGTCTGGGCGACTGGAGTTTGGAAGAAGGCGACAATGCCACCGCGATCCGCGCTTTTCAAGGCGTGCTGGCGCTGAATCCTCCCGACCAGGCCGCCGCGCACTACAAGCTTGCCACGGCATACATGAAATTATCGAAGACCGCCGAAGCCCGCGAGCAGGTGCTGGCCGCGCTGGAGATCGCGCCCGGGTATCGCCCGGCGCAAAAATTGCTTTTAGAATTGGCCGGAGCCGAGTAG